The proteins below are encoded in one region of Chiloscyllium plagiosum isolate BGI_BamShark_2017 chromosome 7, ASM401019v2, whole genome shotgun sequence:
- the c7h2orf69 gene encoding UPF0565 protein C2orf69 homolog, whose translation MTRPGWVPGFEVLRLPGVTGWGPGNKNDLVLGLGDRSRPRPRSRQHVIYFPGDVQNYHEEMIRHPENIRWQQWSLEGVAALLIHRFPNSHIWIVKASRIHLHKFSCYDNFVKSNLFGVPEHSSDCRAFKHLHALLTNAFKQAHSILHSWTKPGESADSSFTFAHEGSSTHCETANGFAAKHDLDTTGLQCSPGAQREYEVLKCTDPSLKFILIGFSKGCVVLNQLLYGLNEAKKDKELSAFINNIKEIYWLDGGHAGGNNTWVTNPEVLKGFAQTGIPVYAHVTPYQVRDEMRAWIGKEHKKFIRLLGEYGVKVTNQLHFENETPSVDNHFRVLQVFKDALDP comes from the exons ATGACCAGGCCCGGCTGGGTGCCGGGATTTGAGGTGCTGCGGTTGCCCGGGGTGACGGGCTGGGGCCCGGGCAACAAGAACGACCTGGTGCTGGGGCTCGGCGACCGCTCCCGGCCCCGGCCCCGGAGCCGGCAACATGTCATCTACTTCCCGGGGGACGTGCAG AATTACCATGAAGAGATGATACGACATCCGGAAAACATCCGTTGGCAGCAGTGGAGTCTGGAAGGAGTTGCTGCTTTGCTGATCCATCGTTTTCCTAACAGTCACATCTGGATTGTAAAGGCTTCCCGGATTCACCTGCATAAGTTCAGTTGCTATGACAACTTTGTGAAAAGCAATCTGTTTGGTGTGCCTGAACATAGCTCAGACTGTCGGGCTTTCAAGCACCTTCATGCACTCTTGACCAATGCTTTCAAGCAGGCACATAGTATCCTCCATTCATGGACAAAACCTGGTGAAAGTGCTGATAGTTCATTTACCTTTGCACATGAAGGCTCCAGTACACATTGTGAAACTGCAAATGGTTTTGCAGCTAAACATGACCTGGATACTACAGGTCTGCAGTGCTCTCCTGGAGCACAAAGAGAATATGAGGTCTTGAAATGTACTGATCCTTCATTGAAATTTATATTGATTGGTTTCAGCAAAGGTTGTGTGGTTTTAAACCAGCTGCTATACGGCTTGAATGAAGCAAAGAAGGACAAGGAACTATCTGCCTTCATTAATAATATCAAAGAGATATATTGGTTGGATGGTGGTCATGCTGGGGGAAACAACACCTGGGTCACCAATCCTGAAGTCTTGAAGGGTTTTGCACAAACAGGTATTCCTGTATACGCACACGTTACACCTTATCAAGTGCGAGATGAAATGAGAGCTTGGATTGGAAAAGAGCACAAGAAATTTATCCGACTCCTTGGGGAATATGGTGTAAAAGTGACAAACCAACTTCATTTTGAGAATGAAACCCCTTCTGTGGATAATCACTTCAGGGTGCTTCAAGTGTTCAAAGATGCTTTGGATCCATAG